A region of the Epinephelus moara isolate mb chromosome 23, YSFRI_EMoa_1.0, whole genome shotgun sequence genome:
CTTATGATAAACAAAATAGACCTACAGCTTGTTTAATGCTCTGTATGTGATGTTTCTGTGACACATACTGACTGATGTAATTCCTCTTTAGGCAAAGCCTTGCAGCAGGATATATCCCGCTGGAGAATCTGCACCTCAGGTGTCCACGTCTCAGTCCAACAACGACTTCAGTCATCCCGTGTACAAAGAGATCGCTCTGGCTAACGGACACATCAACCGCATGTCCAAGGAGGAGCTTCGGACCAAGTTagcagagctgcagctggaCACGAGGTAATGGTGATCACAATAGGGTAAAGATAAGATAAGCCTTAATTGATCTTCAGACGGGAAATTCAGTTGTTGCAACAGCACGAGGATAGAAATAAGTacagatatataaatataatgaaTAAGAGGTATataaaaccaaaaatataaaaccGTGATGTGCGCATGTGCGATAGTCACATCGCAGGACGTgcgatgttttctttttcttttttttcttttttttaaagaacatgTCAACTTTTCTCTTGCTTCAGAAAAGCATATCTGAAGCAGCTCCTTGCTCTGCGCTCTCAGTCAGCCCCTCTCCCTATGCACATGCAGTCTGTCACGCAGCACACACCAAGCAGAAGATGAGCGATAGACAAGAGGAAGAGACTgtcactggatgcgtgtccgatgcggaacggcagcgctggttatccgctgcgtgctccgccgtccgtcaacacccaccggctgcgtttgctgtgcagagcggtgcagctccggaagacatctcggtgcacctccatgattaacatctcctcatccatggtgtcaacggggtgaaatgccgtctgaaaacctctgacctgttgacttcaggcctgcctctgcccattatgtagttttcaaggtgtaatgcagggaaatatgatccgcaacgatctgctctgtgctgaattgctgcgttgtgctccggtgCCTGGCAAAAATAGaggtcctgcgtatctgttgcggagagctccggagtgccgcagctgagacggagccggaacgcagcgcAGCcggtgaaaacacacacattgactagaactgAATCCAATCGGCTCaactgccgtgccggagcgcagaAGCAACCAACacacatctggtggaaattgggggtaaCAGATGCCATAACCTTTTGTTTAAAAGATGTTTAcaacttaaaataaagtgttaaataATGTCTATTTTGTCACTTGTGTTAATTCCACTTGTGTGAATCAACCTAATTCTTTCCAAATAGACCCATGCCAGTGTTCGGTTTTTTGATCTTCGCCAGTACCGTGCATtttttatatcctcctgagaccttaacttttgtttgttatgcatttttaatttctcctagctatttgggatcagtaggacccgttaagtatagaaaaagaaacatagtcaatgataataaagtcccaatgtcctcaaacgagtacttccaaAATAACAGCATCgtatcttgttactgttgctttaATTGGTCGAATTTGTTGTCATATCAAACTATAAACTTTATTAGTCTTCAATAAACAAGTCTcagccataaaatgtgatcaggttttggaccttgtgtACTTTCctgtcgggatcagctgcagtctgacttggcagagatggctgcaaTCTTgttttttacatggattagctcttactaccactagatggcacaaaaaagtgtccacgaacaaggacaacaggtctgagtttagtagaatgaagtaaagatgcAGTAAACCCCAAATGTgctgtcctcatatgaggacacagggtctcaggaggataataTTAGGATCTTTTCCTTATTAAAAGGTTCACTATTTATATTGAAATTGTGCAAAAATTCCCAGGCTTTACATtgtgttaaattactgttaatttcCTGACCCTTTGCAACCCTACACCAGACTGATGTGTAACATTACGTTATGATACGGTGTATGTACCAATGTTTGTCCgtattcatatagaaatatagtgtataatgtaataaaagttGAACCtattaacatacagtatgtggtaGTACAGTTAAAAAGGATCTACAGGTAGTAAAATAGTTTGAAGATGAGAAGCTGACAATGCATTCCAATGCAAATTAAGAATCAGACTgaacacaaaaatgtaattcaaaTGTGAAAATCTCAGTTCCTAAACTTTTCTGCCTCCAGTATTTAAAGCTACTGAACCTCACAACATATAACAGTGTGTCCTGaacctcctctcttttctctttgtgtgtgtgcagaggtgTAAAGGATGTGATGAAGAAGAGGTTGAAGAGCCACTATAAGAAGCAGAAGCTGATGCAGTCTGCCGCAGAGGGAGGACCCACTGACACCTACTACGACTACATCTGTGTGGTGGACTTTGAGGCAACGTGTGAAGAGGATAATCCTGCAGACTTCCATCATGAAATCATTGAGTTCCCCATGGTTCTcgtcaacacacacaccttagaAATCGTAAGTTGAGTTTGGGATGTTCAGGTTTTGATCATCAGAGTGAGTTTTGTATTCATCAATATGTTATGTCATTTATTCTGCAGGTGGACTCATTTCAGGAATATGTGAAACCAGAGTTAAACCCACAGCTGTCAGACTTCTGTGTGAAGTTAACAGGAATAACACAGGTTGGTTCAGCTCAGTTTATATTCGTGTCTTCTTTGACAGTGTCATTGTCTTtgtgtacatgaataaaatagTGTGTTGTTGATCAGAAAATGGTGGATGAAGCAGACACGTTTCCAGGAGTCCTTCAGCGGGCCGTCGCTTGGCTTCAGGAGAGGGAGCTCGGGACAAAGTATAAATACGCCATCCTAACTGACGGGTATGCTTGAATTCAGTAACACTACAGAATCTGAACTTAAATGTCCTCCTTTTTTGTCAATAATgtgaaatcttaattttttatCTGCGTCATCTTCAGGGCCTGGGATATGAGCAAGTTCCTGAACATCCAATGCCGCATCAGCCGGATTAGATATCCTCACTTTGCAAAGAAGTGGATAAACATCAGGAAATCATACGGGAACTTctacaaggtgtgtgtgtttaatagtTGTTAAGATAGAGGACTGTAAACATCTTTCTTAGAATATCCTTATTTACAATGACAGCTCAGCATATAGACATACccataaaaacagacagactCCTCAGTCATGGACAAATACAATGCTATACAGAAGAAAATAGTttgtaaagaaacaaagaggaaCACAAGCACATTCTGGTTTATGGGATagttttgaatttttgaagTGGGCTTCTATGAGATTCATttttacctacagtagatgttggttggcacacccccagtttggagaagcaggcaggagtacggACACAGAAGCTAAGTGATACattgctgtggacaggggcagcagcaaaatgtgtgtTAGCCACCTATAAACAacattatcagtttaagtgtactcTGTatcaagaatattttcaccacctAGCCATCAGGCAGCCGTTTTTTAACGGGGAACTGAGGCTGTGATCTGTGcgctcttcaaagccaccaatctcctttgacaaaaacagtcattttacctcactgaacacaggagctgctggtgcaCCGCTGCTTTGAtcggttagtttgtttgttactgtgtgactttggtgaatctgaactaaccatTTAAGACAATgatgtcacacaataacacaaactaactaactgatcgaggcggCAGTAGACCAGCAGTTTTATGTTCAGccaggtaaaattactgtttttgtcaaaggagctTGGTGGTTTTCAAGACAGCaatataacggcttcagttccccatcggaaaggggctgtctgacagcaagtagtaaaaatatttaaaatacagtaTTCATTTAAATTGATGAATTttcattgcttagcttctgtggtgttaagtgcaacacacactgccgccAGCGCtgcgctgtggccgtcaagtgccgccccccaacacacattggcagcgGCACCGTCgagtgtatttcccaccccggcccgctaggtggctgtactGTAATTTGTTacttgccaactgctagtaacggaagaagaggaaaaactttgaggcaacaacaacttggatttcacgggtgagtttcttatcaaaatcgtcttattaaaaatttgaaaaacttacTAACATTAAGCATCCCTTGAGTTGATACTACCGTGGCCGAGACGTACATAAAAAGCTTTTCTCACAGCGTTGGCCGGCGCCAGTGTGGGTTTGTTcgtagaatataatggaggcagGCGTTTTGACACGCGGCGTATGGCAGCGGTGTGTTTTGCACTTTACTCCTGTCTGCTTATTCAAACTGGGTCACGCTGACCACCatttactgtaggtaatacactgaccatggataagtacctcatgcgtccccacttcaaaaaatccaaactatcccttttaatgttttaatacaGAAACTGTATGATGACAGCAACAAATATTTGTCAACATGGAAGGTCAAAAACATTCCATATGATCTTTTTCATTCCATtaaaagggtaactttggtatttttcaatctggaccCTTTTTCCCATGTCTTTGTGTTGAAGTGACAAATGGGAACAAATTTTTGGTGTGGTAGCCAGAGCACCACAAAACAGCCTGCAATGTTAACACCAGGGGCATGTTTGgattgtcaatttacatccactacaggttcttgtttttgctactgacaggctcagattgttatggaaaggatccatacagagatagagctttttgTTTTACCAGTAACTTTCCAGAAATCGCCATCACCAAAGCAACCAGACACTAGTAACTAATTATAtcaccataaaaaaaacaagctgaacctgtcagtggcaaaaacaagcgcTTACATGATAGGGCGCTAGCACTAAGCCAAAAATCAATCAtttttacctccgccaaggaggttatgtcttcgccggcgttggtctgtttgtctgcaaaataactcaaaaagttattaaCGGagtttgatgaaattttcaggaaaggtggataatagGGCAAGGAATGGATGATACAATTTTAGTGGTGATTGGTTGAAGCAaactggataaaataataaagtctatggtctgacagcctcagcagcaattccagtTTCTAAAGatggtgaaaatagcgccatctggtggccggacagcacgtcttgttctacttgctaaatgttgtaattctaaagttgaaattaatgttctgtgttgggaaaaaagaaagtgaaaaatacaaaaaaacattatattctgtgttggtacaaaataaaaacgaaataaatacatcacagtgtctccatggtgaaggcatatataacctaataatgatagtgatgcaaataacctaattgtgatgcaggctgcaaaatctgatgcagagggggagggaatatcacgtacttggcggaggtctgcactctctgagtgcttttctagttttacaaatatgatggagtttgatgtgtttctgttcgCCCTCCCTACCTCACTTCAATAACCGGTTTTGTGAACAaaaacaggtaagaggagaaatatttttttgtggtgaactgtccctttgagGATCTTAATggtttttaaattactttaggCCCAATTAGAAACAACAGCAACCACTAACCAGCTGTTTTCGTCCCCCAGGTGCCCCGCACACAGACGAAGCTGAGCACCATGTTGGAGAAGATGGGTCTTAAGTACGAAGGTCGTCCTCACTCTGGGCTGGACGATTCACGCAACATCGCCAGGATAGCTCTTCGCATGCTGCAGGATGGGTGTCAGTTGCGCGTCAACGAACGCATACACGCCGGCCAGCTGCTGTCCGTTCCCAGCTCAGCTCCTGTGGAAGGAGCTCCACCGCCACATGGCCCCCGCAGCAGGGAGTAAACCAGGAACTGAGGCTTGTGCAAACAGGAAGTCTATCTCGAATTGTCTTGACTCCTGagttaacaaaaagaaaaacagatccAAAGCACTTTCACAGTCcagttgtacatttttttgttctaTAGCTTAAAAGCTGTAGTTGGTGAAGTATATTTGACCAATAAATAGGGTCAGTTTTGATTTAAGGTTCCTCTCTGACCATGATCTATTTTTACACCAGATGTCTAAAACCAGAGATCATTCCAGTGTGTTGTGGGATGAGTTTCAGTGTTGTCACCCTGCCTTACCAAGCTGCTAACATTTACAAAATGCTAATTTCAGTTCTCCCGTGATGGCGTGGATTTAGTTTTTGATTTTAAGTTTTGCTTCAAAGAATACAACTCTGAGAAAACATTAAATGTTGTTCTTGAgccagtaaaataaaacaattatctatcaATGTCAGCTCTAGCCTTAAACCCCACATCTGTCTTACTATTGTgcaaatattacacacacaaGAATCTAGACACATGTTTCGGCTGCTATTGCTGTGTGGTTTGAAGTGCTGCATTAACAACGGAGCCATAACAACACACTGTACAGTCATGAGAGTACACTTTCTGTCATTACACAAATACAGGTGCAAGTACAGGTGTTATTTTTACAAACTGATGGATGGAGAGCTGAATTAATTCAAGTCTTATCTGTTGCAAGTACTGTAAGAGTAAATCCCGTGTTGTTGGAGTCATCTTTTGTAATGCtgaattaattttatttcacgGAGGATGCTCTATTTTAACAGGAACATATATTCTTCTGAttgccaaaaaatgcaaataaatatgtTCTTGTAAATAAGTTTGTCATCTTTCTTTATACCTAACATATTTAAGGTCTTTAAATGTGGTGATTTGGGgggtttaaaacatttaaaattaggAATATAACTAAGTACTTAATATCCACTGGTAAACTATTCCACAGTTTTACTCCATAGACTGATTCACATACTTTTCAATGTGGTACGAAAACTTGGTTGTTTTAAGTTCCTTCTCCCTCTTAGGTTGTACCCTCCATCTCTAACCCcaaacattttttgaatattTCCTGGAAGTAAATTCTGCCTTGCTTTATACAAAATTTGTACAATTTTGCAGTCAACCAGGTCTTTGAACTTCAATGCCCTTGATTTTAGAAACAATGCATTGGTGTGTTTGTAGTACCCCACATTGTGC
Encoded here:
- the eri1 gene encoding 3'-5' exoribonuclease 1, whose translation is MDEHKENIHAEDVNVKMSSTREDEKAKPCSRIYPAGESAPQVSTSQSNNDFSHPVYKEIALANGHINRMSKEELRTKLAELQLDTRGVKDVMKKRLKSHYKKQKLMQSAAEGGPTDTYYDYICVVDFEATCEEDNPADFHHEIIEFPMVLVNTHTLEIVDSFQEYVKPELNPQLSDFCVKLTGITQKMVDEADTFPGVLQRAVAWLQERELGTKYKYAILTDGAWDMSKFLNIQCRISRIRYPHFAKKWINIRKSYGNFYKVPRTQTKLSTMLEKMGLKYEGRPHSGLDDSRNIARIALRMLQDGCQLRVNERIHAGQLLSVPSSAPVEGAPPPHGPRSRE